Proteins encoded within one genomic window of Myxococcus virescens:
- a CDS encoding transposase has protein sequence MVRELVPDAFWQRVAPLLPAPKPKKKSGRPRADDRAALEAIVFVLRSGIPWEMLPRKQFGLSGMTAWRRLEEWTRAGVWE, from the coding sequence ATGGTCCGAGAGCTCGTCCCCGACGCATTTTGGCAGCGTGTGGCCCCGCTGCTGCCAGCACCGAAGCCAAAGAAGAAGTCCGGACGTCCTCGTGCAGATGACCGCGCGGCCCTGGAGGCCATCGTCTTCGTGCTTCGCAGCGGAATCCCTTGGGAGATGCTGCCTCGCAAGCAATTCGGCCTCTCCGGGATGACTGCCTGGCGCCGGCTGGAGGAGTGGACGCGAGCGGGCGTGTGGGAGG
- a CDS encoding TIGR02270 family protein: MPTLRIDVIEEHFSEAAFLYSQWERALRGTNYNLEETAQLEERLLAHLDGLVLGGEPVAEALLSPALDGGEPGEVFCSVFASIAESPPAALEVALALAPVAPPEVLASLRRALELSGRTGLDASLVPLLKAPEASVQALALEVLSFRGAVPRGVALELLDQADGRVVAAAMRGLGTLERDIGHRELRRLLDDNRPQVRLAAIETGLLSGIRAAWDACRQEAQGCGEGASPARVLQAICGDDEDVERLVALMVNDVVRADIVWALGFTGRVAAVEACLELMGHVPSVARLAGEAFRAPNESKGWSSRLPWSGRLSCACPPFGNGPRARPRRILAACGPAAASTEAKEEVRTSSCR, encoded by the coding sequence ATGCCCACGCTGAGGATAGACGTCATCGAGGAGCACTTTTCCGAGGCGGCTTTCCTGTACTCGCAATGGGAGCGAGCACTGCGGGGAACGAACTACAATCTGGAAGAGACAGCGCAGTTGGAGGAGCGGCTGCTTGCACATCTGGACGGACTGGTGCTCGGGGGGGAGCCCGTAGCCGAGGCTCTGCTCAGTCCTGCCCTGGACGGTGGGGAACCTGGGGAGGTGTTTTGCTCAGTGTTCGCCTCCATCGCCGAATCCCCACCAGCTGCGCTGGAAGTGGCACTCGCGCTGGCGCCGGTCGCGCCTCCAGAGGTACTGGCTTCGCTGCGGCGCGCGCTGGAACTCAGCGGGCGCACCGGGTTGGATGCGTCGCTGGTTCCGTTGCTGAAGGCACCCGAGGCATCCGTCCAGGCACTGGCATTGGAGGTGCTTTCGTTCCGCGGAGCCGTACCACGCGGAGTTGCTCTGGAACTGCTCGACCAGGCGGATGGCCGGGTGGTGGCGGCGGCAATGCGAGGCCTTGGCACGCTGGAAAGAGATATCGGGCACCGGGAGTTGCGGCGATTGTTGGACGACAATCGACCGCAGGTGCGACTGGCGGCCATCGAGACAGGCCTGCTGTCTGGAATACGCGCGGCATGGGACGCATGCCGGCAGGAGGCGCAAGGCTGCGGCGAAGGCGCATCTCCGGCCCGAGTGCTCCAGGCGATATGCGGGGATGACGAGGACGTCGAGCGCCTGGTGGCGCTCATGGTTAATGACGTCGTCCGCGCGGACATCGTGTGGGCACTGGGCTTCACAGGGCGGGTTGCCGCCGTGGAGGCTTGTCTGGAGTTGATGGGGCATGTGCCATCGGTGGCACGACTGGCTGGCGAGGCCTTTAGAGCACCTAACGAAAGTAAGGGCTGGAGTAGTCGCTTGCCCTGGAGTGGTCGCCTGTCCTGCGCATGCCCACCTTTCGGAAATGGTCCGAGAGCTCGTCCCCGACGCATTTTGGCAGCGTGTGGCCCCGCTGCTGCCAGCACCGAAGCCAAAGAAGAAGTCCGGACGTCCTCGTGCAGATGA
- a CDS encoding LysE family translocator: protein MFFDPTRLTAYFLAVLALILTPGPDTMFVLARSMGQGRKAGIVSALGIFVGCLFHIAAAAFGLSTLLATSALAFSVVKWGGAAYLVWMGVQMLRSKDTAAEAVQALPPAGLWRIFRDGVVTNVLNPKVAVFFLAFLPQFVDASAGSTGLQFLGLGLMFSVTGTSWLVLLAAFAGAFGGWMRRNPRVAAWQKRVTGGVFVALGARLALQRQE, encoded by the coding sequence ATGTTCTTCGACCCGACGCGCCTCACGGCCTACTTCCTGGCGGTGCTCGCGCTCATCCTGACGCCCGGGCCGGACACGATGTTCGTGCTGGCCCGGAGCATGGGGCAGGGGCGCAAGGCGGGCATCGTCTCCGCGCTGGGCATCTTCGTTGGGTGCCTGTTCCACATCGCCGCGGCGGCGTTCGGGCTGTCGACGTTGCTGGCGACGTCGGCGCTGGCCTTCTCCGTGGTGAAGTGGGGTGGGGCGGCCTACCTCGTGTGGATGGGCGTGCAGATGCTGCGCAGCAAGGACACCGCGGCCGAGGCGGTTCAGGCGCTGCCACCCGCTGGCCTGTGGCGCATCTTCCGCGACGGCGTCGTCACCAACGTGCTGAACCCGAAGGTGGCCGTGTTCTTCCTGGCCTTCCTGCCGCAGTTCGTGGACGCGTCCGCGGGCTCGACGGGGCTCCAGTTCCTGGGGCTCGGGTTGATGTTCTCCGTCACGGGCACGTCGTGGCTGGTGCTGCTGGCTGCGTTCGCGGGTGCCTTTGGGGGCTGGATGCGGCGCAATCCGCGCGTGGCCGCGTGGCAGAAGCGCGTCACCGGTGGCGTGTTCGTCGCACTGGGCGCCCGGCTGGCGTTGCAGCGCCAGGAGTAG